The proteins below are encoded in one region of Myxococcales bacterium:
- the rpsT gene encoding 30S ribosomal protein S20 — protein MANHKSAEKRHRQSLKRREQNRHVRSTVRSFTKAVREAVEQGDSAAAQTAFARVARSIDMAVSKGVFHRKTGSRYISRLHTKVAALN, from the coding sequence ATGGCAAATCATAAGTCTGCAGAAAAACGACATCGCCAAAGCCTAAAGCGCCGTGAGCAAAATCGCCATGTGCGCAGCACAGTGCGATCTTTTACCAAGGCAGTTCGTGAAGCGGTGGAACAAGGTGATTCCGCAGCAGCTCAGACAGCCTTTGCGCGTGTCGCGCGAAGTATTGACATGGCAGTGAGCAAAGGGGTCTTTCATCGTAAGACTGGCTCTCGGTACATTTCGCGTCTGCACACTAAGGTTGCAGCGCTTAACTAA
- a CDS encoding TolC family protein — MLLSYIRGIYLVVCGLLFVPSRVQAEALRFEEAVGLVQHASAVKSSSMALETRRDSDDGIGGTAGPMQFSFMPGFRPHPAESKGFEFQANFSESFSLEDLGGARRESAKKERQAIAAEVQANLLSSRLEIARAWLALWRIEKLRGMAADATKLTETFLSAIERAQKLGEATVLDVESARSHLAELKMKSLDLEGMQFYQVLKLCETMGRKPNTKLTTKGDPPRVALPKHFDTPSLIARVDALPSVQYARLLRDSAKARVSEADASVAPMFQIGAQVQRESPTSWLGFGLVGISVPVSNAAKRQVSQHLEEVERLNVAKDKARRDGQAQLLAAIHEVEHETRLLRLVTKEALPSVTNLVDAQEKALAANEGSVFQLVTARRQWIATRELSTLSQEALSWAKIKLWLLMKALHNRGSSK, encoded by the coding sequence ATGTTGCTTTCCTACATTCGAGGGATTTACCTCGTTGTCTGTGGACTTTTATTCGTGCCATCACGCGTGCAAGCGGAAGCCCTTCGTTTTGAGGAGGCTGTCGGCTTGGTGCAGCATGCGAGCGCGGTAAAAAGCTCAAGCATGGCCTTAGAAACCAGACGCGATAGCGACGATGGAATAGGCGGTACCGCAGGTCCGATGCAGTTTTCGTTTATGCCGGGGTTTCGTCCTCATCCGGCTGAGTCCAAGGGCTTTGAATTTCAAGCTAATTTCTCAGAGTCTTTTAGTCTTGAAGATCTCGGTGGCGCGCGACGTGAATCGGCAAAGAAGGAACGTCAGGCGATTGCCGCAGAAGTCCAAGCCAACCTATTAAGCTCGCGCCTGGAAATCGCCCGTGCCTGGCTTGCTTTGTGGCGAATCGAGAAACTACGCGGCATGGCAGCGGATGCAACCAAACTAACTGAGACTTTCCTGAGCGCCATTGAGCGGGCGCAAAAGCTAGGCGAGGCGACCGTGCTGGATGTGGAATCCGCCCGGTCTCACCTTGCTGAACTTAAGATGAAGTCGCTCGATCTGGAAGGTATGCAATTTTATCAGGTTCTAAAGCTATGTGAAACAATGGGCCGAAAACCCAATACCAAACTGACGACCAAGGGAGATCCACCTCGCGTTGCGCTCCCAAAGCACTTTGATACGCCATCTCTCATTGCACGCGTCGATGCACTGCCCTCGGTTCAATATGCACGTTTGCTTCGGGACTCTGCAAAGGCAAGGGTGAGTGAAGCCGATGCTTCGGTAGCGCCGATGTTTCAAATCGGAGCACAAGTGCAGCGGGAATCACCCACGTCTTGGCTTGGTTTTGGCTTAGTGGGTATCTCCGTGCCCGTATCGAACGCGGCAAAACGACAGGTCTCGCAGCACCTGGAAGAAGTTGAACGGCTTAACGTTGCTAAGGACAAAGCTCGGCGGGATGGTCAAGCGCAGCTTCTTGCTGCAATCCACGAGGTTGAGCACGAGACCCGCCTTTTAAGGCTTGTAACGAAAGAGGCCCTGCCAAGTGTTACCAATCTCGTCGATGCTCAGGAAAAAGCTCTTGCTGCAAACGAAGGAAGTGTTTTCCAATTGGTTACAGCACGTCGTCAGTGGATAGCGACACGCGAGCTTTCAACGCTTAGCCAGGAAGCTCTTAGTTGGGCAAAGATAAAACTGTGGTTGCTCATGAAAGCACTGCACAACCGTGGAAGCAGCAAATGA
- a CDS encoding efflux RND transporter periplasmic adaptor subunit, translating to MKTIWIIGFASVLSFCARGKKEQPQTQKAKMADQAKKTIYDWYLIRKANTTSVFEAPAVVRAPHASAGIALAYRGRITALHATVGAKVKKGDAVLDVLCPEVLDAAAVYLSAMQRSVVYKARSERLETLREEGIVDQSRVLEQQKSQAELGIDTKRAAAVLRASGISPDAAKSLLAKGSLTLRAPISGVLTELSARIGEIPDLGSNKPLARIVGESKGRVEVRVLGGFPKADSLSFIDNAGKILALNPEAISQVQSADGTWLLWYEFAKEAVFADGLRGRVRINSAVQVFEIPQSMVAEQSGKITVLRDRNNKESHIEIEVIASTDYNAFIRGPLAVGDRIALVQEASRAGAGAARAVQQTGAGAARALERGSQDD from the coding sequence ATGAAAACAATTTGGATCATCGGGTTTGCGAGTGTTTTGTCGTTTTGCGCGCGTGGAAAAAAAGAGCAGCCTCAAACGCAGAAAGCAAAGATGGCTGATCAAGCAAAGAAAACTATCTATGACTGGTACCTGATACGAAAGGCCAATACGACCTCGGTATTTGAAGCGCCAGCCGTGGTGCGCGCACCACATGCTTCAGCAGGCATTGCCTTGGCTTACCGCGGACGGATTACGGCGCTGCATGCAACGGTCGGTGCAAAAGTAAAAAAGGGTGATGCTGTACTAGATGTACTTTGCCCCGAGGTGCTTGATGCTGCGGCAGTGTATTTGAGCGCCATGCAGCGATCGGTGGTGTATAAAGCACGCTCAGAGCGTCTAGAAACCCTTCGTGAAGAAGGCATCGTTGATCAATCTAGAGTGCTTGAGCAGCAAAAATCACAAGCGGAACTTGGCATTGATACGAAACGAGCGGCAGCAGTATTGCGGGCTTCGGGCATTTCTCCTGATGCTGCAAAATCGCTCCTGGCAAAGGGGTCGTTGACTTTGCGTGCTCCCATCTCCGGCGTGCTTACCGAGCTAAGCGCTCGTATTGGGGAGATTCCTGATCTTGGTAGTAATAAGCCGCTTGCTCGTATTGTTGGTGAAAGCAAAGGTCGCGTCGAAGTGCGTGTTTTGGGCGGCTTTCCAAAAGCTGATTCGCTTAGTTTTATTGATAACGCGGGGAAAATCTTGGCGCTTAATCCCGAGGCGATATCGCAAGTGCAAAGTGCAGATGGCACGTGGCTTCTGTGGTATGAATTTGCCAAAGAAGCGGTCTTTGCGGACGGTTTGCGTGGTCGGGTTCGTATCAATAGTGCAGTGCAGGTTTTTGAAATCCCTCAAAGCATGGTGGCCGAGCAGAGCGGGAAAATCACTGTGCTTCGAGACCGAAACAATAAAGAAAGCCATATCGAAATCGAAGTGATTGCGTCAACCGACTACAATGCCTTCATTCGCGGTCCGCTTGCCGTAGGCGATCGCATAGCCTTAGTGCAAGAGGCGAGTCGAGCGGGCGCTGGCGCAGCGCGAGCGGTGCAACAAACGGGCGCTGGCGCAGCGCGAGCACTGGAGCGAGGCAGCCAAGATGATTGA
- a CDS encoding serine/threonine protein kinase, protein MPSAEAKREPEKLPRTIGRYHILGHLASGGMAEVLLAKLLGPSGFERPVIIKRILPHLAKRTEFVKMFLDEARIIAAIRHPNVVQVQDLVHDGTELYLVMEYLPGESLAGIITRYKSMGERLDFALCAHIISEACAGLHAAHDLKDPDGHPREIVHRDISPQNIFVTYDGTTKVLDFGIAKASDRVTSTEAGQLKGKFAYMSPEQCQGLALDRRTDIFALGIVLYELSTQKRLFARTNAMKTLEAICYGDFPAPSTHIDNYPAELERVVLKALSKKREDRYQTAADMRRDLVGVVSSLGFQGIPEETLAAQMVDVFADRVAEKHELLRRVRSGSTLSHIPAAEIGSDLEAEEGSRPSLTKGLATSGVHRVDTSAGTSVMTSGKKRSAWWWLLAAAIIGTSFFIVKTSTKAPSPGQNKAFPEANSLRSDPVAERQTPPPAEKAKQSIALSIDSVPPEAEVSLDGEVAGSTPLTLELKEEAPHF, encoded by the coding sequence GTGCCCTCCGCCGAGGCAAAACGCGAGCCAGAAAAATTACCAAGAACGATTGGGCGTTACCATATTCTGGGTCACCTCGCATCGGGCGGTATGGCTGAAGTCTTGCTTGCAAAGTTGCTGGGTCCCAGTGGCTTTGAACGCCCTGTCATCATCAAGCGAATCTTGCCCCACCTCGCAAAACGCACGGAATTCGTCAAAATGTTCTTGGATGAAGCGCGCATCATCGCAGCGATTCGTCACCCCAACGTCGTGCAAGTTCAAGACTTGGTTCACGATGGCACCGAACTTTACCTCGTCATGGAATATCTGCCGGGTGAAAGTCTGGCTGGTATTATCACCCGCTATAAATCCATGGGTGAGCGCTTAGATTTTGCGCTTTGCGCTCACATTATTTCAGAAGCCTGCGCTGGTCTGCATGCCGCGCACGATCTTAAAGATCCCGATGGTCACCCACGCGAGATCGTCCACCGCGACATCTCGCCTCAAAACATCTTTGTGACCTATGATGGAACCACCAAAGTCCTTGATTTCGGCATTGCGAAAGCAAGCGATCGCGTTACTAGTACGGAAGCAGGTCAACTCAAAGGCAAATTTGCATACATGTCTCCGGAACAATGCCAAGGGCTGGCTTTGGACCGACGAACCGATATCTTTGCACTAGGCATTGTGCTCTACGAGCTCTCCACCCAAAAACGACTCTTCGCTCGAACCAATGCCATGAAAACGCTCGAAGCGATTTGTTATGGCGACTTTCCTGCCCCATCCACCCATATTGATAACTACCCGGCAGAACTCGAGCGTGTCGTACTCAAAGCCTTAAGTAAAAAACGGGAGGACCGCTATCAAACAGCAGCCGACATGCGCAGAGACTTAGTCGGCGTTGTCTCTTCCCTTGGCTTTCAAGGTATTCCTGAAGAAACCTTAGCGGCACAGATGGTCGATGTCTTTGCTGATCGTGTGGCTGAAAAGCACGAGTTGCTTCGTCGGGTGCGTAGCGGCTCAACCCTATCGCATATTCCTGCGGCAGAAATAGGCTCCGATCTCGAAGCCGAGGAAGGGTCGCGACCTTCTCTTACAAAGGGCCTTGCCACAAGTGGCGTGCATCGCGTTGACACCAGCGCAGGAACCAGTGTCATGACCTCTGGAAAAAAGCGTTCCGCCTGGTGGTGGCTACTTGCTGCAGCCATTATTGGAACGTCATTTTTTATCGTTAAAACCTCCACAAAAGCGCCATCGCCTGGCCAAAACAAAGCCTTTCCAGAAGCAAACTCTCTACGATCTGATCCGGTAGCAGAACGGCAAACACCCCCACCGGCCGAAAAAGCCAAGCAGAGCATCGCCCTAAGTATCGATAGCGTCCCACCTGAAGCCGAGGTCAGTCTCGATGGTGAAGTTGCCGGAAGCACGCCACTTACACTCGAACTAAAAGAGGAAGCACCCCACTTCTGA
- the ysxC gene encoding ribosome biogenesis GTP-binding protein YsxC has translation MESEFVAAASSFEQLPAPVFAELALVGRSNVGKSSLINTLLGRKKLARTSGQPGCTRSLNLYRVHVGPGCFDLIDLPGFGYAKRSKSERKKWQSMIESFLNQRVGLRGILLIVDIRRGLEEEERDLSNYIKSLG, from the coding sequence ATGGAATCTGAGTTTGTCGCTGCAGCCTCTTCGTTTGAGCAATTGCCCGCACCGGTTTTTGCCGAACTTGCATTGGTGGGCCGCTCCAACGTTGGCAAATCAAGTTTGATCAACACCTTGCTTGGTCGCAAGAAACTAGCTCGCACGAGTGGTCAACCAGGTTGCACTCGCAGCCTTAATCTCTACCGAGTTCATGTGGGGCCAGGCTGTTTTGATCTCATCGATCTACCCGGGTTTGGTTACGCCAAGCGAAGCAAAAGCGAACGCAAAAAGTGGCAAAGCATGATTGAAAGCTTCCTTAACCAACGCGTTGGACTGCGCGGTATTTTACTTATCGTCGACATTAGGCGAGGCCTGGAAGAAGAAGAACGAGATCTTAGTAATTACATCAAGTCCTTGGGTTGA
- the murJ gene encoding murein biosynthesis integral membrane protein MurJ — MDKPAPKTNSQTVTRSALTVASGTLLSRIFGALRDAVIAAVFSLKHTDAFFIAFTIPNSLRVLLGEGAISGAFVPVLSQTHEREPERYNHVFGALFGMMGLILFAVTALGVLCAPYLVSMFAAGYLEHPEKFDLTVQLTQVVFPYIFLMGIAALFTASLHTLGVFSVPAFSPVFLNIALISAAFVLPSWLRLHGYPAVLSLSLGALAGGVLQILSQLPVLLKRKAMALPRIDFKDPAVRKALRLLLPLILGLGTYQLNVMASRLLASFLATGAQSYLYYSQRLVEIPQGMIALAIGAAALPTLSKLISKGEHQAAQQTLNDAWRLSLFITIPATVFLTGFADATVSVVLGRGNFDSEQIRQTGAALRAQAIGIWAISSVRILIPLFHANSDTRSPVKASMINLAIFVTSSVVLMQFWGHQGIAASIALAGIAQLAVLILLSRRTGLSPSLRPVLHSSWRIVVCSMPMMLLLLGVNHFFNWAVQKSSWLSIAVYLGTTLLAAIVYTGMAKLIRLPEQQHFFDAFRRRK, encoded by the coding sequence ATGGATAAACCGGCCCCGAAAACAAACTCTCAAACTGTAACGCGCTCTGCGTTAACCGTTGCATCGGGGACACTGCTTTCACGCATTTTCGGGGCTCTTCGGGACGCTGTGATTGCTGCTGTTTTTTCGTTGAAGCACACCGATGCATTTTTCATAGCGTTCACGATTCCGAATTCGCTACGGGTCTTGCTCGGTGAAGGGGCGATTTCAGGAGCCTTTGTTCCAGTCCTTTCGCAAACCCATGAACGCGAACCTGAGCGCTACAACCATGTTTTCGGCGCTTTGTTTGGGATGATGGGACTGATCTTATTTGCTGTCACGGCCCTGGGTGTGCTCTGCGCACCTTATCTCGTATCGATGTTTGCAGCGGGCTACCTTGAGCACCCCGAGAAGTTTGACCTAACCGTTCAACTAACGCAGGTGGTCTTTCCCTATATTTTCTTGATGGGTATTGCCGCGCTTTTTACAGCCAGTCTTCATACACTGGGTGTTTTCTCCGTTCCCGCTTTTAGCCCTGTGTTTTTAAACATAGCGCTTATCTCAGCAGCGTTTGTACTGCCAAGTTGGCTAAGGCTACACGGCTATCCCGCGGTACTTTCTCTTTCCTTGGGAGCTTTGGCTGGAGGTGTTCTGCAAATTCTCTCACAGCTCCCTGTTTTGCTCAAGCGTAAAGCCATGGCCCTACCGCGAATCGATTTCAAAGACCCTGCTGTAAGGAAGGCGCTTCGCTTGCTCTTGCCGCTGATCCTTGGACTCGGAACCTACCAACTTAATGTGATGGCCTCTCGCCTGCTTGCATCATTCCTTGCAACTGGCGCGCAAAGCTATCTCTACTACAGCCAACGTTTGGTTGAAATTCCGCAAGGCATGATCGCTTTGGCCATTGGCGCTGCTGCACTGCCTACCCTCTCAAAACTGATTAGCAAGGGAGAGCACCAAGCGGCGCAGCAAACGCTTAACGATGCTTGGCGGCTTTCATTGTTTATCACAATCCCTGCAACGGTTTTTCTTACTGGCTTTGCCGATGCCACGGTGAGTGTCGTGCTTGGCCGCGGCAACTTCGACTCAGAGCAAATCCGTCAGACGGGCGCTGCCTTACGCGCACAGGCGATTGGTATCTGGGCGATTTCAAGCGTGCGAATTCTTATCCCCCTGTTTCATGCAAACAGCGACACCCGCTCGCCAGTAAAGGCTAGCATGATTAATCTCGCCATCTTCGTGACGAGTTCCGTCGTCTTGATGCAGTTTTGGGGACACCAAGGAATTGCCGCGAGCATCGCACTCGCGGGGATCGCGCAACTTGCTGTGCTTATTCTACTCAGTAGACGCACGGGCCTTAGTCCTTCGCTTCGCCCGGTGCTCCACAGCAGCTGGCGTATTGTCGTGTGCTCAATGCCCATGATGTTGCTATTGTTGGGGGTTAATCATTTCTTTAACTGGGCAGTGCAAAAAAGTTCCTGGCTCTCGATTGCTGTCTACCTAGGCACAACCCTCCTTGCTGCAATCGTGTATACGGGGATGGCAAAACTGATTCGACTTCCAGAGCAGCAACACTTTTTCGACGCATTTAGACGTCGAAAATGA
- a CDS encoding metallophosphoesterase — protein MKLLRIVLSDLHLGTGIKRGELNPFEDFVHDDRFADLLQYYDEKAGTETEIELILNGDIFDLLRVKIDGKWPLEITEEIATEKLRKCLEGHPRFVRSLREFLAKAKRRVVYLPGNHDLDMWFAAPQELFRRYVAPADGPADKLRFITSSDTYYLPEGIQIRHGHQLERIHRVDYQHMTRTDKSGVEILNLPWGSIWILEVMNPAKELRNHIDRVQPFRRFLAAGLLFDTKFALRFLLMSSVHFIRHRVFRIHVWKERIRNFTTILREEIFTIGTYDDAATRVLRQLRGVHTLIVGHSHGPRYLSLPRGKVLVNTGTWMRMINVDLEHLGQNSGLTYALIEYDEEGRPQTSLMRWFGKQPTCETIPYAD, from the coding sequence ATGAAACTTCTTCGCATTGTTCTCAGCGATTTACACCTCGGCACCGGCATAAAACGCGGGGAACTCAATCCTTTTGAAGACTTTGTCCACGATGATCGTTTCGCGGATCTTTTACAGTACTACGACGAAAAAGCTGGTACAGAAACTGAAATCGAACTCATCCTCAATGGGGACATTTTTGATCTCTTGAGGGTTAAAATCGATGGCAAGTGGCCGCTCGAAATCACCGAGGAGATTGCCACCGAAAAACTTCGCAAGTGCCTTGAAGGTCATCCTCGTTTTGTTCGTTCCTTGCGAGAGTTTTTAGCCAAGGCCAAACGTCGTGTTGTGTATTTACCCGGCAACCATGATCTCGACATGTGGTTTGCCGCACCACAGGAGCTTTTTCGACGTTACGTTGCTCCTGCGGATGGTCCAGCCGACAAGCTTCGTTTTATTACGAGCAGCGACACGTATTATTTACCGGAAGGCATTCAGATTCGGCACGGACATCAACTCGAGCGCATCCATCGCGTGGACTACCAACACATGACGCGCACGGACAAGAGCGGTGTCGAGATTCTCAACCTTCCCTGGGGCAGCATTTGGATCCTTGAAGTCATGAACCCCGCAAAAGAACTCAGAAACCATATCGATCGGGTGCAGCCGTTTAGGCGCTTTTTAGCTGCAGGCTTGCTCTTCGACACCAAGTTTGCGCTGCGTTTTTTGCTAATGTCATCGGTGCATTTTATTCGTCACCGCGTGTTCCGCATTCATGTTTGGAAAGAACGTATTCGGAATTTCACAACGATTCTTCGTGAGGAAATTTTCACCATCGGCACCTACGACGACGCGGCAACCCGTGTGTTGAGGCAGTTGCGCGGCGTTCACACCCTTATTGTTGGACACAGCCATGGTCCGCGCTATCTTTCGCTGCCACGCGGGAAAGTTCTGGTTAACACCGGAACATGGATGCGCATGATTAACGTTGACTTGGAGCACTTGGGACAAAACAGCGGGCTTACTTATGCGCTTATTGAATACGATGAAGAAGGAAGGCCACAAACCTCGCTCATGCGTTGGTTTGGCAAACAGCCGACTTGCGAGACCATTCCTTATGCAGACTAG
- a CDS encoding sigma-54-dependent Fis family transcriptional regulator yields the protein MTEPTITLLVVDDELSNRESLEKIFTREGFRVLLAGGAQEALELCRNHVVDIVLSDLMMPGMSGLELSKALKVVAPDTEIVLMTAYGTIETAVQAMRQGAYDFVEKPLKRMNIVKTVRKAAERAALLAENRHLKRALFAISNQRIIGSSPALRRALDTARQAAPSSATVLLLGQSGTGKELLARYIHEHSERQGEFVAVNLAALPETIVEAELFGHERGAFTGAMQKRIGRIAQANRGTLFLDEIGELPAAIQVKLLRVLQDGMYEPLGGSKEHADFRLIAATNRDLESEVNAGRFREDLYYRLNVIAITSPPLSDRRNDIPLLVDHFLDLYSKKNNKATFSFSSTAMEKMLGYGWPGNVRELENVIERIVVLNTKAVIDAEDLPPPISDAQAHQGDLVFSLGTPLAQIERAAIVAALRHSGGDKQLAAQLLGISARTIYRKLEEKT from the coding sequence GTGACAGAGCCCACCATAACGCTGCTTGTCGTCGATGACGAGCTTTCAAACCGCGAATCGCTTGAAAAGATTTTCACGCGAGAAGGGTTTCGTGTTCTTTTGGCTGGCGGGGCACAAGAGGCGCTTGAACTTTGTCGCAATCACGTTGTCGATATTGTACTTTCAGATTTGATGATGCCTGGCATGAGCGGCCTTGAGTTATCGAAAGCGCTCAAAGTCGTGGCCCCCGATACGGAAATAGTGCTGATGACGGCCTACGGCACGATTGAAACCGCTGTACAAGCCATGCGGCAAGGCGCTTACGACTTTGTCGAAAAGCCGCTCAAACGCATGAACATCGTAAAAACGGTGCGCAAAGCGGCAGAGCGCGCTGCCTTGCTGGCGGAAAACCGTCACCTCAAACGCGCGCTTTTTGCCATCAGCAACCAACGCATTATTGGCTCATCCCCTGCCTTGCGCCGGGCCTTAGATACCGCACGTCAAGCTGCGCCTTCGAGTGCAACTGTTCTACTGCTAGGGCAAAGCGGTACCGGAAAAGAGCTGCTTGCTCGCTACATTCACGAGCACAGCGAACGTCAAGGTGAATTTGTAGCAGTGAACTTAGCGGCCTTACCAGAAACCATTGTCGAAGCAGAGCTTTTTGGACACGAGCGCGGCGCGTTCACAGGGGCCATGCAAAAACGTATTGGTCGCATCGCACAGGCTAACCGCGGCACCCTATTCTTGGATGAAATAGGCGAGCTACCTGCCGCCATTCAAGTCAAGCTTCTGCGTGTTCTTCAAGACGGAATGTATGAGCCCTTAGGCGGGAGCAAAGAGCATGCCGATTTCCGCTTGATTGCTGCCACAAATCGAGACCTGGAGTCGGAAGTCAATGCCGGGCGTTTTCGTGAGGATTTGTATTATCGCCTTAACGTCATTGCTATAACCTCACCGCCCCTTTCCGATAGGCGCAACGACATCCCTTTGCTGGTTGATCATTTTCTTGATCTGTACAGCAAGAAGAACAACAAGGCGACGTTTAGCTTCTCCTCAACTGCTATGGAAAAAATGTTGGGCTATGGCTGGCCCGGTAACGTTCGCGAACTTGAAAACGTGATTGAGCGCATTGTCGTCCTCAACACGAAAGCAGTGATCGACGCCGAAGACTTGCCGCCGCCCATCTCGGATGCACAAGCCCATCAAGGCGATTTGGTGTTTTCCTTAGGTACGCCACTTGCACAAATCGAACGTGCAGCCATTGTCGCCGCGCTCCGTCACAGCGGCGGAGACAAACAACTCGCAGCGCAACTGCTCGGCATCTCTGCGCGCACCATCTACCGAAAATTGGAAGAAAAAACCTAA